The sequence below is a genomic window from Desulfobulbus oligotrophicus.
TGGTCTGACTGCTCTCTCCGAGGCGTTTGAGGAAGGTGATCCGTGGCAGACCCTTTTCCATATCGCGGCCCAGCGAAAGTCCAATGGGCACTCCGATCTCATCCCATATTGGATCTTCGAGGATGGTTCCGCCCGGGTGGAGCGCCGCATCCCTCTACTCCCGTACAGCAAGGAGGTTGGGAAGCTCAAACGACTGAAGCAAGGCTTGGCCCTTTATCGGATGGTTTTTGGTCAACCCCGCCAGGAGGACCTGCTGTTCAGCCTTAGCCAGAACGGTAACCATGAGTCAGCGGATTTAGCCGACTGGCTGATTTCGCTTCAACCCCCGGAAACTGTTTTGAAGGATGAATCGGCCGAGGAAAACACCCTGATCCTGCCTCCGGCAAAGTCCGCTCAGGGCATTAGCAATTGATACGAGGGAGCGCATGAGTTTTTCAAAGGAAATCGTCGAAGATGCATTAGTCGCCTGCGGGCGATCATGCTGCATTTGCCACAAATTCTGTGGGGTCCGAATTGAGACGCACCACCTCAAACCAAAGCACCTTGGCGGTGACGACAGCTTTGAAAACTGCATTCCCCTCTGTTTTGATTGCCATGCGGAAGTCGAACACTACAACAATAACCATCCGCGAGGACGCAAATTTTCGGAGGGAGAACTCAGGAAACATCGGGACAACTGGTACAGCATGGTCCGCGAGCTGAATACGCCGCTTCCGCGTCATGAGAATTCCGTCCACGTTATTCAGGCGGTGAATGGCAAAGGAAATATGGTAGCCGGTCGAGACCTGAATATTGTTACCGAGAGAGTGGTTAAGAAGACCGTCGTGCAGACAGATCCCGGCGGAAAGCACATTGAAAATGCTACAGCTCGAAAAATCCAAGAGCTTGTAAAGGAATACATCGACCTTCATACGGCGGCCGAAAAAGATCCCCAGCGTGCTGCTCAGCGCATTTGGAGTGGCATCAAAAAGGAGTTTAATGTCACCACGTACAAGGAGATACCTGCCGAGAAGTCCGATGAAGCCATTCAATGGTTGTATGCTCAAATTGCCATGGCTCGTCCGAAGATCAGGCGTAAGGCTCCGGAGCGGTGGAAGCAAAGTTTCTATAAGCCGATCTATGCCCGAGCTAATGAGCTTGGGATGTCAAAAGAAGAGCTCTATGCGATTGCGCAAACACGACTTGAATTGAAGAAACCGGTCGGGTCTCTAAAAGACCTGACCCAGAAGAACCTTGAAAAATTACACCATATTATGATTGGCGAGGTTAACAAATCGAAGCGCGGGGATTGATCAGTGGAAACGGCAGATACGCCTTTGGGGCCGAATAAATTGGGTCGGAAACACATCAAGAGCTTTGCCAGCGGCATCGCTCACATGTTTTCCTGTTCGGCCCAGCATTATGCTTGGCAGGCGTATCAGCACCGGTTGCCAACGGTGACAATTGACCTCCTGGATCTGCGAATAGAGCCCTCGGCATTCGACATTGAAAGGAACCGGATTCTTGCCGGGATGTGTCAGAGAACACTCATCCGAAACGCCGGGCAACTGGCACCACCTGGCGCTGTGGTTACGGCGGTTCTCTCTGTCCACTTCGGGATCGATGACTATTCGGAGGACGGCCGTTCTGCCTCGATTGGCAGGTCAGTTTTCACCGCAATCCTGACCGATGACCGAGGCAAGGAGTGGCGCGTGGACCATGCTGAGGAGCGGATGTTGATCCAAGCGTAGCCGAAAACGGTTCGATCAACTCATATAAATGGAAACCATGAAATAGGAGGCAACCATGCCAAAGAAACCAGGATCACATCATGTCGTGCCCAACGCTGACGGCGGCTGGGACGTCAAGAAAGACGGCGCGACCCGTAGCAGCGGCCACTTCGACAAGAAGCAGGATGCCGTCGATGCCGGGCGCAAGATCAGCCAGAACCAAGGCACCGAGTTCTACATCCACGGCAAGGACGGGAAGATCCAGAACAAGGACAGCCACGGGAACGATCCGTATCCGCCCAAAGGGTGATCCGGTGCATCTGCTTTCAGGGAGTTTTGGTTCTGTATGACACTGGCCTTCATCGCTGTAATTTTTGGCTTGGCGCTCCTCGTCTGGAGCGCCGACCGTTTTGTGGAAGGATCGGCCTCCACCGCTCGCCATTTCGGCATGCCGCCGCTGCTGATCGGTATGGTGATTGTCGGGTTCGGTACCTCCGCACCGGAAATGGTGGTTTCGGCCCTGGCCGCTTCGCAGGGTAACCCAGGCATCGCGCTGGGCAACGCCTACGGCTCGA
It includes:
- a CDS encoding HNH endonuclease, encoding MSFSKEIVEDALVACGRSCCICHKFCGVRIETHHLKPKHLGGDDSFENCIPLCFDCHAEVEHYNNNHPRGRKFSEGELRKHRDNWYSMVRELNTPLPRHENSVHVIQAVNGKGNMVAGRDLNIVTERVVKKTVVQTDPGGKHIENATARKIQELVKEYIDLHTAAEKDPQRAAQRIWSGIKKEFNVTTYKEIPAEKSDEAIQWLYAQIAMARPKIRRKAPERWKQSFYKPIYARANELGMSKEELYAIAQTRLELKKPVGSLKDLTQKNLEKLHHIMIGEVNKSKRGD
- a CDS encoding DUF2188 domain-containing protein, whose product is MPKKPGSHHVVPNADGGWDVKKDGATRSSGHFDKKQDAVDAGRKISQNQGTEFYIHGKDGKIQNKDSHGNDPYPPKG